One region of Scophthalmus maximus strain ysfricsl-2021 chromosome 13, ASM2237912v1, whole genome shotgun sequence genomic DNA includes:
- the LOC118318821 gene encoding phospholipase A2 inhibitor and Ly6/PLAUR domain-containing protein encodes MMKLLLSLTLIWALSSTGEALVCQTCTTSACTATVPKTCSSETMCITAAIQATSAGTPIQQIIKACASSSLCPATGSQTFSVNLGVSASGLASAACCNTDNCNSAILAVPAVPADNSLQCFSCNPLTSQCNNSVQCKGTENQCFQATVTSGSTTTSVLGCVSSNICAAAISQGQLPFEQSVGNITGSACCGTNLCNTLSSAASDTCRIRLTMIHLLIGLLVFTLY; translated from the exons ATGATGAAGCTGCTTCTTTCTCTGACTCTCATCTGGGCGCTCTCCAGCACAG GTGAAGCACTTGTGTGTCAAACCTGCACAACTAGTGCCTGTACAGCCACAGTACCAAAGACGTGTTCCTCAGAGACGATGTGTATAACAGCCGCCATTCAAG CCACTTCAGCTGGAACTCCAATACAGCAAATCATCAAGGCGTGTGCATCGTCCTCCTTGTGTCCAGCCACGGGCTCTCAGACATTTTCAGTCAACCTGGGTGTTTCTGCCAGTGGACTTGCATCTGCTGCGTGCTGCAACACAGATAACTGCAACTCAGCCATTCTAGCTG TCCCTGCTGTTCCGGCAGATAACAGCCTTCAGTGTTTCTCTTGTAACCCCCTCACGTCTCAATGTAATAATTCAGTACAATGCAAGGGGACAGAGAATCAATGCTTTCAAGCTACTG TAACAAGTGGGTCGACCACTACTTCAGTCCTTGGCTGCGTATCTTCCAACATCTGTGCAGCTGCTATCAGCCAGGGACAACTACCTTTCGAACAAAGTGTTGGTAACATCACCGGATCAGCCTGTTGTGGGACCAATTTATGCAATACTCTTTCATCTGCTGCCAGTGACACCTGTCGTATCAGACTGACAATGATCCATCTGCTGATCGGACTCCTTGTCTTTACCCTCTATTAG
- the LOC118318823 gene encoding phospholipase A2 inhibitor and Ly6/PLAUR domain-containing protein isoform X1 — protein sequence MMKLLLSLTLIWALSSTGEALVCQTCTTSACNVTVPLKCSSETMCITAALEVTSEQQIIKGCASSSVCPAIGFHTYSINLGGSSALVYAFCCDTDNCNSATLPFPAVPAANSLQCYSCDTSDCNNPLQCKGTEDRCFQTSVRFRSTNVAVLGCASTNMCAAAADLGQLPFLPSVGNMGPTCCTTNLCNTLTSAASDACCTRAAMIHLLIGLLVFTLY from the exons ATGATGAAGCTGCTTCTTTCTCTGACTCTCATCTGGGCGCTCTCCAGCACAG GTGAAGCACTTGTGTGTCAAACCTGCACAACTAGTGCCTGTAATGTCACAGTACCACTGAAATGTTCCTCAGAGACGATGTGTATAACAGCTGCACTTGAAG TCACTTCAGAACAGCAAATCATCAAGGGGTGTGCATCGTCCTCCGTGTGTCCAGCCATCGGCTTTCATACATATTCAATCAACCTGGGTGGTTCGAGTGCACTTGTATATGCTTTCTGCTGCGACACAGATAACTGCAACTCAGCCACTCTACCTT TTCCTGCTGTTCCGGCTGCAAACAGCCTTCAGTGTTACTCTTGTGACACCTCTGACTGTAATAATCCACTACAATGTAAGGGGACAGAAGATCGCTGCTTTCAAACCAGTG TAAGATTTAGGTCGACCAATGTTGCAGTCCTTGGCTGCGCATCTACAAAcatgtgtgcagctgctgccgaCCTGGGACAACTACCTTTCTTACCAAGTGTTGGTAACATGGGACCAACCTGTTGTACGACCAATTTATGTAATACTCTTACATCTGCTGCCAGTGACGCCTGTTGTACCAGAGCGGCTATGATCCATCTGCTGATCGGACTCCTTGTCTTTACCCTCTATTAG
- the LOC124850928 gene encoding mucin-5AC-like: MTTTSATPTTTTAVQTTTAGSTATTATTKTTATPTTTTTATTTTTTVSTTTTAAPTTTTAAPTTITTGPTTTTAAPSAASSTDVPTTTTAAPSTTTTTAQPTTTAATITTMDPMTTTSATPTTTTAVQTTTAGSSAITATTTTAATLTTTAAPTTATSAQMTATSAPTNAATPNATTIINAIQTTTVAQGTTSAASTATNLASTTTAILTTTAEPITETAATTTAIPTTKNVFRTTTTAVLTSTTAARTDGAETTTTTTSSQATTLSNSAAQADTTTTTASNACCVGMGLVHMLIGLLVFTLF; the protein is encoded by the coding sequence atgacaacaacatcagcaacacccactacaacaactgctgtgcAGACAACAACAGCTGGATCTACAGCAACTACCGCAACAACTAAAACAACTGCTACCCCAACAACCACTACTactgccacaacaacaacaactacagtctcaacaacaacaactgcagccccaacaacaacaactgcagcccCAACAACAATTACTACTGgaccaactacaacaactgctgcaccATCTGCAGCATCTTCAACTGATGTcccaactacaacaactgcagccccctccacaacaacaacaactgcccaaccaacaacaactgcagccaCTATTACAACCATGGACCCAATGACAACTACATCAGCAACacccactacaacaactgctgtgcAGACAACAACAGCTGGATCTTCAGCAATTACCGCAACAACTACAACAGCTGCTACCCTGACAACAACTGCTGCACCAACTACAGCAACTAGTGCCCAAATGACGGCAACTAGTGCCCCAACAAATGCTGCAACACCTAATGccacaacaataataaatgcaATCCagacaacaactgttgctcaaGGTACAACAAGTGCTGCCTCAACTGCAACAAATTTGGCCTCAACAACAACTGCAATTCTGACAACCACTGCAGAACCAATTACAGAAACTGCTGCCACAACAACTGCAAtcccaacaacaaaaaacgtatttcgaactacaacaactgcagttttgacatcaacaactgctgcgCGAACTGATGGTGCagaaacaacgacaacaacaacctcttCCCAAGCAACAACACTCTCCAACTCAGCAGCGCAAGCAGacactactacaactactgcCAGTAACGCCTGTTGTGTTGGAATGGGATTGGTCCACATGTTGATCGGACTCCTTGTCTTTACTCTGTTTTAG
- the LOC118318823 gene encoding phospholipase A2 inhibitor and Ly6/PLAUR domain-containing protein isoform X2 translates to MMKLLLSLTLIWALSSTGEALVCQTCTTSACNVTVPLKCSSETMCITAALEVTSEQQIIKGCASSSVCPAIGFHTYSINLGGSSALVYAFCCDTDNCNSATLPFPAVPAANSLQCYSCDTSDCNNPLQCKGTEDRCFQTSVRFRSTNVAVLGCASTNMCAAAADLGQLPFLPSVGNMGPTCCTTNL, encoded by the exons ATGATGAAGCTGCTTCTTTCTCTGACTCTCATCTGGGCGCTCTCCAGCACAG GTGAAGCACTTGTGTGTCAAACCTGCACAACTAGTGCCTGTAATGTCACAGTACCACTGAAATGTTCCTCAGAGACGATGTGTATAACAGCTGCACTTGAAG TCACTTCAGAACAGCAAATCATCAAGGGGTGTGCATCGTCCTCCGTGTGTCCAGCCATCGGCTTTCATACATATTCAATCAACCTGGGTGGTTCGAGTGCACTTGTATATGCTTTCTGCTGCGACACAGATAACTGCAACTCAGCCACTCTACCTT TTCCTGCTGTTCCGGCTGCAAACAGCCTTCAGTGTTACTCTTGTGACACCTCTGACTGTAATAATCCACTACAATGTAAGGGGACAGAAGATCGCTGCTTTCAAACCAGTG TAAGATTTAGGTCGACCAATGTTGCAGTCCTTGGCTGCGCATCTACAAAcatgtgtgcagctgctgccgaCCTGGGACAACTACCTTTCTTACCAAGTGTTGGTAACATGGGACCAACCTGTTGTACGACCAATTTAT AA
- the LOC118318823 gene encoding phospholipase A2 inhibitor and Ly6/PLAUR domain-containing protein isoform X3, translated as MMKLLLSLTLIWALSSTGEALVCQTCTTSACNVTVPLKCSSETMCITAALEVTSEQQIIKGCASSSVCPAIGFHTYSINLGGSSALVYAFCCDTDNCNSATLPFPAVPAANSLQCYSCDTSDCNNPLQCKGTEDRCFQTSVRFRSTNVAVLGCASTNMCAAAADLGQLPFLPSVGNMGPTC; from the exons ATGATGAAGCTGCTTCTTTCTCTGACTCTCATCTGGGCGCTCTCCAGCACAG GTGAAGCACTTGTGTGTCAAACCTGCACAACTAGTGCCTGTAATGTCACAGTACCACTGAAATGTTCCTCAGAGACGATGTGTATAACAGCTGCACTTGAAG TCACTTCAGAACAGCAAATCATCAAGGGGTGTGCATCGTCCTCCGTGTGTCCAGCCATCGGCTTTCATACATATTCAATCAACCTGGGTGGTTCGAGTGCACTTGTATATGCTTTCTGCTGCGACACAGATAACTGCAACTCAGCCACTCTACCTT TTCCTGCTGTTCCGGCTGCAAACAGCCTTCAGTGTTACTCTTGTGACACCTCTGACTGTAATAATCCACTACAATGTAAGGGGACAGAAGATCGCTGCTTTCAAACCAGTG TAAGATTTAGGTCGACCAATGTTGCAGTCCTTGGCTGCGCATCTACAAAcatgtgtgcagctgctgccgaCCTGGGACAACTACCTTTCTTACCAAGTGTTGGTAACATGGGACCAACCTGTT AA
- the LOC118318822 gene encoding phospholipase A2 inhibitor and Ly6/PLAUR domain-containing protein: MMKLLLSLTLIWALSSTGAALVCQTCTTSACTATVPKTCSSDTMCITASIQATSGGTGGQQLIKGCASSSLCPAIGSFTYSVNLGVSSALASATCCNTDNCNSATLAVPAAPADNSLQCNSCDNVTCTVPIQCKGTEDRCFQVSVTSGSTTTSALGCASANMCEATAGLGNTILVQSVGNVPGPACCGTNLCNTLTSAASDTCCVRLTMIHLLIGLLVFTLY, encoded by the exons ATGATGAAGCTGCTTCTTTCTCTGACTCTCATCTGGGCGCTCTCCAGCACAG GTGCAGCACTTGTGTGTCAAACCTGCACAACTAGTGCCTGTACAGCCACAGTACCAAAGACGTGTTCCTCAGATACGATGTGTATAACAGCCTCCATTCAAG CCACTTCAGGTGGAACTGGAGGACAACAACTCATCAAGGGGTGTGCATCGTCCTCCTTGTGTCCAGCCATCGGCTCTTTCACATACTCAGTCAACCTGGGTGTTTCCAGTGCACTTGCATCTGCTACGTGCTGCAACACAGATAACTGCAACTCAGCCACTCTAGCTG TGCCTGCTGCTCCGGCAGATAACAGCCTTCAGTGTAACTCTTGTGACAACGTCACCTGCACCGTTCCAATACAATGTAAGGGAACGGAGGATCGCTGCTTTCAAGTCAGTG tAACAAGTGGGTCGACCACTACTTCAGCCCTTGGCTGCGCATCTGCCAACATGTGTGAAGCTACTGCCGGCCTTGGAAACACAATTTTGGTACAAAGTGTTGGAAACGTCCCTGGACCAGCCTGTTGTGGGACCAATTTATGTAATACTCTTACATCTGCTGCCAGTGACACCTGTTGTGTCAGACTGACAATGATCCATCTGCTGATCGGACTCCTTGTCTTTACCCTCTATTAG
- the LOC118318819 gene encoding phospholipase A2 inhibitor and Ly6/PLAUR domain-containing protein, with protein MKLLLSLTLIWALSTTGAALVCQTCTTSACTATVPMTCSSETMCITASIQETSGGTPVQQIFKACASSSLCPAISSEAFSVNLGVSSGLASAACCNTDNCNSANVPYPGDPDVNTLLCYSCDPLTSQCTSLLQCKGAEDRCIKASVTNGSTTTPAFGCATNNMCEAAASSGQLPFFESVGNVTGAACCTDSLCNTLTPTTTTSAASDTCRIRLTMIHLLIGLLVFTLY; from the exons ATGAAGCTGCTTCTTTCTCTGACTCTCATCTGGGCGCTCTCCACTACAG GTGCAGCACTTGTGTGTCAAACCTGCACAACTAGTGCCTGTACAGCCACAGTACCAATGACTTGTTCCTCAGAGACGATGTGTATAACAGCCTCCATTCAAG AGACTTCAGGTGGAACTCCAGTACAGCAAATCTTCAAGGCGTGTGCATCGTCCTCCCTGTGTCCAGCCATCAGCTCTGAGGCATTTTCAGTCAACCTGGGTGTTTCCAGTGGACTTGCATCTGCTGCGTGCTGCAACACAGATAACTGCAACTCAGCCAATGTACCTT ACCCTGGTGATCCGGACGTGAACACCCTCCTGTGTTACTCCTGTGACCCCCTCACGTCTCAATGCACCTCTTTGTTACAATGTAAGGGAGCAGAGGATCGCTGCATTAAAGCCAGTG TAACAAATGGGTCGACGACTACTCCGGCGTTTGGCTGCGCAACGAACAACATGTGTGAAGCTGCTGCCAGCTCGGGACAACTACCTTTCTTCGAAAGCGTTGGTAACGTCACCGGAGCAGCCTGTTGCACGGACAGTTTATGTAATACTCttacaccaacaacaacaacatctgctgCCAGTGACACCTGTCGTATCAGACTGACAATGATCCATCTGCTGATCGGACTCCTTGTCTTTACCCTCTATTAG